From Montipora foliosa isolate CH-2021 chromosome 6, ASM3666993v2, whole genome shotgun sequence, a single genomic window includes:
- the LOC138007170 gene encoding cell growth-regulating nucleolar protein-like, with protein sequence MVSFSCNACGKTVRKAQVERHYQNECPDCNVLSCIDCGNDFYGDEYTTHTSCISEAEKYQGKLYKPKDKQNKGEQRQQQWVKQVRDAITSGTIIIDPRLDSLLDRISDYANIPRKKAKFQNFCKNSINVQDSSTLDKLWEVFSSASMQSSDGDVKSSDGNENGESNKATPYGDSSDDQDESLGKKFKKRKGKELKQRLSKEERKKTKDSKKNKEEKFKDIDQPENGIKLKGKKKKHNDCYYTNGNSGEIHEQENDKKKQKRAREEEDGNSDEFCTQSKVSKVESGESNGTCSTSQFPDHFKWKSVIKAVLKESSDHELPIKRLRKKVLTEFQAQGANYKNLTDNELQALFEKKVKSNPKFKVHKDRVRLVK encoded by the exons ATGGTCTCTTTTTCTTGCAATGCGTGTGGTAAAACTGTCAGAAAAGCTCAGGTGGAAAGGCACTATCAAAATGAGTGTCCAGATTGTAATGTACTGTCCTGCATCGATTGTGGAAATGACTTTTACGGCGACGAGTACACGACGCATACTTCATGCATCTCAGAGGCTGAAAAGTATCAAGGAAAACTATATAAACCAAAGGACAAGCAAAACAAGGGCGAACAGAGGCAGCAGCAATGggtaaag CAAGTCAGGGATGCTATAACATCTGGAACCATAATTATTGATCCTCGACTAGATAGCCTCTTGGATAGAATCAGTGACTATGCAAACATTCCAAGAAAGAAGGCTAAATTTCAA AATTTCTGTAAAAACAGTATCAATGTGCAAGACAGTTCCACTCTTGACAAACTCTGGGAAGTATTTTCTTCAGCCTCAATG caaagcTCAGATGGTGATGTCAAAAGCAGTGATGGAAATGAAAATGGAGAAAGTAACAAAGCAACTCCTTATGGAGATAGTTCTGATGACCAAGATGAAAGTTTGgggaaaaaattcaaaaaacgAAAAGGTAAAGAACTGAAACAACGTTTGAGCAAGGAAGAGCGTAAAAAGACTAAAGACTCCAAGAAGAACAAAGAAGAGAAGTTTAAAGACATAGATCAACCAGAAAATGGAATAAaacttaaaggaaagaagaaaaaacacaatGACTGTTATTATACAAATGGAAATTCAGGAGAGATACATGAACAAGAGAATgataaaaagaagcaaaaacgAGCAAGAGAGGAAGAAGATGGAAACTCTG ATGAATTTTGTACACAGTCAAAAGTGTCAAAAGTTGAGAGTGGAGAAAGTAATGGAACATGTAGTACCTCCCAATTTCCAG ATCATTTCAAGTGGAAATCTGTTATCAAGGCAGTGCTGAAGGAATCTTCTGATCATGAATTGCCAATAAAAAGATTAAGGAAAAAG GTTTTAACGGAATTTCAAGCCCAAGGAGCCAACTACAAGAATCTTACTGACAATGAACTGCAAGCTCtgtttgagaaaaaagttaaaagtaaCCCAAAATTCAAAGTCCACAAAGACAGAGTGAGACTTGTCAAGTAG
- the LOC138007172 gene encoding beta-1,4-galactosyltransferase 7-like, with product MALVPRGVVLGMLFYLTFAFAGIIWVSMKCLNERNCDCGQYFERSKLSSSLQEHDFPRSLNQKNVVLKQKRSGVSSVQKTREEWNNRSDDVNWGPHQLGVVVPYRDRFEELLEFVPHMHNYLNAKKVKHKIYIVNQVDKHRFNRASLLNVGFLEARNNNCDYIAMHDVDLLPLNKDLYYGFPERGPFHVSAPFLHPKYHYNTFVGGILIMSLAQFEKVNGLSNKFWGWGREDDELYLRMKEAKLSIYRHNSKHIKTGYETFKHDHDPKKRKRDYARFYHQKKVSFQRDRQTGVSDVKFTIEKRTTLDINGAPCVILNVKLDCNVKETPWCDNPES from the exons ATGGCTTTAGTACCTCGCGGAGTTGTCTTGGGAATGCTTTTTTATTTGACATTTGCTTTTGCCGGGATAATTTGGGTATCCATGAAGTGCCTCAATGAAAGAAACTGTGATTGCGGGCAATATTTTGAGCGTTCCAAGTTATCTTCTTCATTACAGGAACATGACTTCCCTCGTTCACTAAACCAGAAGAACGTTGTATTAAAACAAAAGAGGTCTGGGGTATCTTCCGTCCAAAAGACCCGAGAAG aaTGGAACAACCGCTCTGATGATGTCAACTGGGGACCACATCAACTTGGAGTAGTTGTTCCTTATCGAGACAGATTTGAGGAATTGCTGGAATTTGTTCCACACATGCATAATTACTTGAATGCCAAGAAAGTTAAACATAAAATATATATTGTAAATCAAGTTGACAAACATAG ATTTAATAGAGCATCTCTCTTAAATGTTGGGTTTTTGGAAGCAAGAAACAATAATTGTGATTATATAGCAATGCATGATGTGGACCTTTTGCCACTCAACAAAGACTTGTATTATGGATTCCCTGAAAGGGGCCCCTTTCATGTCTCGGCACCTTTTCTTCATCCAAAATACCACTACAACACTTTTGTAGGTGGGATTCTCATCATGTCTTTAGCACAGTTTGAAAAG gttAATGGCCTTTCGAATAAGTTTTGGGGATGGGGTCGTGAAGATGATGAACTATATCTGAGAATGAAGGAAGCTAAGTTGTCG ATCTATCGACACAACAGCAAGCATATAAAAACAGGTTATGAAACCTTCAAACATGATCATGACCctaagaagagaaaaagagattaTGCACGATTTTATCACCAGAAAAAA GTCTCATTTCAGAGGGACAGACAAACTGGGGTCTCGGATGTCAAGTTCACTATAGAGAAAAGAACGACTCTCGATATCAATGGAGCTCCTTGTGTTATTCTGAATGTGAAATTAGACTGCAATGTAAAAGAAACACCTTGGTGCGATAATCCGGAATCCTGA